One window of the Pieris brassicae chromosome 4, ilPieBrab1.1, whole genome shotgun sequence genome contains the following:
- the LOC123708941 gene encoding uncharacterized protein LOC123708941, which yields MPLRAPHRRISPRTKRRCRAIKEFFKKTIGTLSQTDSRTHSSIELSVSDLQSKIDIIEQHLDKVSKHCRDLSFLEHNFRKGESTTSHEIKQTTPSKPACESSRTRDIETKILYETPRRNYTKSHKSQSMSKWGSDEIIMNDNKHFHKVCNKEYVVERPCNIPRNPECRFKHFKPISHPKSKRDNNINEDNLKRVYSSISLQSPRESYNKDTCQSRYQDSHRRHRKIAKGIENVILRECEDTGRLKPDNKKDTERRKTRKKSHHYSNVDKDFIADIIRKQYKPVKLFGRRLSDFSQFSAPVCRDQEFTIRNDVMEGSELCSCCFEGHRKVRHRHCERYNLSDMRSICDARLYSSKQQRRYKQSHITNYNDSNLYDLVPVKEKSSPKSRRKFIEENNKRHERFREVLPSPRTNRPRLNLTAQRYAYDDMILPNVTHRSLRKKPPLEVIDDYSDLSRYRQMRRDQGPNKTQDGGTLSSLQYPNIEPKHVNINNETMHTQVTSCTVDKTDKALCEIKDILQSFLHEIKRESIHSHSEMSSKSIKQSQTQVNDQSNSHTTPKINQSSFINNSSAQYPPPPIVPSFNPCCYPVLPICPINYSPNSFMVPSPSYTCATCTHNCQENVSYDNNVNKTSVPSCHHETQELIKEIYKCVARNGNCTHARRASNENVRQIKVEKKILTSRSVGSSKASKHDAMVETPKMKCHSKSCEAIGSRMTSESCYSTNPTLSDTVIEKLNLQTSRSSSETEMEKTCEAKKNKISKVLNRFGLFKRKKKDVIEEVSESESTIEVEVMPHTRPPFKQNILNYNVHAQECFNRPRKARCCPAHDSLQEYACGNDYVSQEFTYDICKHGQHPQAHSTPQRCPMLRAPTCCHDHNHHDPPQIPQVPLCLKEIEVKSIGTQSDRKLSLLPRFKKKVQSAQMQLQQHSTITTQTPKERNIILNWEKLKQKATKNVSSNSDPLKFSIKTQKELALGDTKMRNAMLKKLFYKRNPFSPRNLIVRTLLGKDKSSWGDPPRMYKPRMFI from the exons ATGCCATTACGAGCCCCGCACCGACGTATATCTCCAAGAACTAAACGCCGTTGTCGAGCTATCAAGGAgttctttaagaaaacaatcG GAACTCTATCACAAACCGACTCCAGAACGCACTCAAGCATCGAACTTAGTGTCTCTGATCTCCAAAgtaaaatagatataatagAACAACATCTTGACAAAGTAAGCAAGCATTGTCGGGACCTGTCCTTTCTTGAACACAATTTTCGTAAAGGGGAGAGCACGACAAGCCACGAAATTAAACAGACCACGCCAAGTAAACCAGCGTGTGAAAGCAGCAGAACACGAGATATAGAAACTAAAATACTTTATGAAACACCGAGAAGGAATTATACTAAATCGCATAAAAGTCAGTCCATGAGTAAATGGGGCAGTGacgaaataattatgaatgatAATAAACATTTCCACAAGGTTTGTAACAAAGAATACGTCGTTGAGAGACCATGCAACATACCCAGGAATCCCGAATGTcggtttaaacattttaaaccgATCTCGCATCCTAAATCAAAACgtgacaataatataaatgaagataatttaaaaagagtaTACTCAAGTATAAGTCTTCAGTCACCTAGAGAATCATATAATAAGGATACATGTCAATCGAGATATCAGGATAGTCATAGACGTCACAGGAAAATTGCAAAAGGCATTGAAAACGTAATCTTAAGGGAGTGCGAAGACACTGGACGCTTAAAACCTGATAACAAAAAAGATACCGAACGTCGAAAAACCCGCAAGAAATCACATCACTATTCCAATGTCGATAAAGATTTTATAGCGGATATAATACGAAAACAATATAAGCCAGTGAAATTATTTGGTAGAAGATTATCAGACTTCAGTCAATTTTCAGCGCCCGTATGCCGTGATCAAGAATTTACCATCCGAAATGATGTCATGGAAGGCAGTGAATTATGCTCGTGTTGTTTTGAAGGCCATAGAAAAGTTAGGCACCGTCATTGCGAGCGGTATAACCTTAGTGATATGAGAAGTATCTGCGATGCACGGTTGTACAGTTCGAAGCAGCAAAGGAGGTACAAACAATCTCATATTACTAACTATAATGATTCTAATCTTTACGATTTGGTGCCAGTTAAAGAAAAGTCCAGTCCTAAATCTAGACGAAAATTTattgaagaaaataataagCGGCATGAGCGCTTTAGAGAAGTATTACCATCCCCTAGAACAAATAGACCACGGCTCAATCTTACAGCACAACGGTACGCTTACGATGATATGATACTTCCCAACGTAACTCATAGATCGTTAAGAAAAAAGCCGCCACTTGAAGTAATAGACGATTATTCAGATTTATCTCGGTATCGTCAAATGCGTAGGGACCAAGGACCAAATAAAACGCAAGATGGTGGAACGTTGAGTAGTCTACAATATCCGAACATAGAACCAAAacatgttaatattaataatgaaacaatgcaCACTCAAGTAACGAGTTGTACAGTAGACAAAACTGATAAAGCTCTTTGTGAAATAAAAGACATTCTACAAAGCTTTTTACATGAAATCAAAAGAGAATCAATTCATAGTCACTCCGAGATGAGTAGCAAAAGTATTAAACAATCACAAACACAAGTCAACGACCAGAGCAATTCCCATACGACACCCAAAATTAACCAATCCAGcttcataaataatagttcAGCACAATATCCGCCGCCCCCAATTGTTCCATCTTTCAATCCTTGCTGTTATCCTGTTTTGCCAATATGTCCTATTAACTACTCTCCTAACAGTTTTATGGTACCCTCGCCAAGTTATACTTGCGCCACTTGTACTCATAACTGTCAAGAAAATGTATCATatgataataatgtaaataaaacctCTGTACCATCTTGTCACCATGAAACCCAAGAACtcattaaagaaatttataaatgtgttgCTCGAAATGGTAATTGTACTCACGCCAGACGCGCAAGTAATGAAAATGTACGACAGATCAAAGTCGAAAAGAAGATATTAACATCTAGAAGTGTCGGAAGTTCCAAAGCTTCTAAGCATGACGCTATGGTAGAAACACCAAAAATGAAGTGCCATTCAAAGAGTTGTGAAGCTATCGGATCACGAATGACAAGTGAGTCTTGTTACTCTACAAATCCGACGTTATCTGATACTGTTATAGAAAAGCTAAACCTACAAACTTCACGATCTTCATCTGAGACCGAAATGGAGAAGACTTGTGAG GCCAAAAAGAACAAAATTTCAAAGGTGTTAAATAGATTTGGTCTATTTAAACGTAAAAAGAAAGACGTGATTGAGGAAGTAAGCGAAAGCGAGAGTACGATAGAAGTCGAAGTTATGCCACATACTAGGCCTCCGTTTAAgcaaaatattctaaattataacGTACACGCTCAAGAGTGCTTTAATAGACCACGAAAAGCGAGATGTTGTCCGGCTCATGACTCGTTGCAAGAATATGCTTGTGGAAATGATTATGTTTCCCAGGAATTTACTTACGACATATGCAAGCACGGGCAACACCCGCAGGCTCATTCTACGCCACAACGTTGCCCAATGTTACGTGCTCCCACCTGCTGTCACGATCACAATCACCACGACCCGCCGCAAATTCCTCAAGTGCCTCTCTGCCTGAAAGAAATTGAAGTCAAAAGCATTGGCACACAGAGTGACAGAAAACTTTCACTCTTACCCCgatttaaaaagaaagttcAATCTGCTCAGATGCAGCTTCAGCAACATAGTACGATAACGACGCAGACCCCAAAGGAAAGGAACATTATTCTGAATTGGGAAAAGCTAAAACAGAAAGCTACGAAAAATGTGAGCAGTAATTCTGACCCTCTTAAGTTTTCGATTAAAACACAGAAGGAACTCGCTTTAGGAGATACTAAAATGCGAAATGCaatgttaaagaaattattttacaaaaggaATCCGTTTTCACCCCGAAACCTTATAGTACGGACACTGCTCGGTAAGGACAAGTCATCATGGGGTGACCCACCCCGAATGTATAAGCCACGTAtgtttatataa
- the LOC123708233 gene encoding D-glucuronyl C5-epimerase, with product MMLVRWNMRLGLAALCGGALLIMLYWSRCTDITLRPSSILNKDQAKDNNEDIECLINGEYSVVCHRDHDEVYLPFSFIHKYFEVYGKITPADGVERFEWSHSYSKVYHPKKIYDPRGTFATFENYNVEVRDRVKCISGIEGVPVSTQWEPKGFFYPTQIAQFGLAHYSKNLTEPEPRVIIIDDGDKNLGNWIVSTDATVSREFDTELESNILRFSTSDQASSQVWCKVNISQDFVLSLDLRLKPNSSLTVVLQNKDKKETVYLHYVTSLQLIYALDDHIYYGIGVEHKWRRLTRDLVTDMQKGWALLDKAKRKSPRNKFKISSIILMGEGSAANIRVSTSEHMAHFFAAARWLVSTQRARGGWPVRARRRVASRVPDLRAGWHSAMSQGHGISVLARAFHRSKDVSYLRAAQRALHLLDVPSSAGGVKAMWMDKYVWYEEYPTKPPLFVLNGFIYTLLGLYDLHVIEGDNSISLAKKMFDDGMLSLKTLLPVFDTGSGSFYDLRHFTLGVSPNIARWDYHATHVNQLYLLAGLDPDPILINTAKRWEGYMQGKRAAHN from the exons ATGATGTTGGTGCGGTGGAATATGCGGTTAGGCCTAGCTGCACTCTGTGGTGGAGCACTACTGATCATGCTGTATTGGAGTCGCTGCACAGATATAACACTGAGACCTA GTTCGATACTAAACAAGGACCAGGCCAAGGATAACAATGAGGACATAGAGTGTCTGATCAATGGGGAATACTCGGTGGTGTGTCACCGTGATCATGATGAGGTCTATCTCCCCTTCTCATTTATACACAAGTATTTTGAG GTATACGGTAAAATAACGCCAGCGGACGGCGTTGAACGATTTGAATGGTCGCACAGTTATAGCAAGGTGTATCATCCAAAAAAGATATACGATCCCCGCGGCACCTTTGCGACCTTCGAGAACTATAACGTAGAAGTGCGGGACCGGGTCAAATGCATCAGCGGCATAGAGGGAGTGCCCGTCTCCACTCAATGGGAGCCCAAAGGTTTCTTCTACCCGACTCAGATAGCCCAGTTCGGTCTCGCACATTACAGTAAGAATCTCACGGAACCCGAGCCGAGAGTCATAATAATCGACGATGGAGACAAAAACTTGGGGAACTGGATCGTCAGCACGGACGCGACTGTATCCCGCGAATTCGACACGGAATTAGAAtcgaatattttaagattttcgACGTCTGACCAGGCCTCCAGTCAGGTGTGGTGTAAGGTTAACATCAGCCAGGACTTTGTGCTAAGTCTTGATTTGCGCTTGAAACCTAACTCCTCCTTGACAGTGGTTTTGCagaataaagataaaaaagaaacCGTATACTTGCATTACGTCACCAGTCTCCAGCTTATTTATGCATTG GATGACCACATATATTACGGTATCGGTGTAGAACACAAGTGGCGGCGACTTACCCGCGATCTAGTCACGGATATGCAGAAAGGCTGGGCGCTCCTAGATAAGGCGAAGCGGAAATCTcctagaaataaatttaag ATATCCAGTATAATTCTGATGGGCGAGGGCAGTGCGGCCAACATTCGTGTTTCGACAAGCGAGCACATGGCGCATTTCTTTGCGGCAGCCCGTTGGCTCGTGAGTACGCAGCGAGCGCGAGGAGGATGGCCCGTACGAGCCAGGAGGCGTGTGGCATCGCGAGTGCCAGATCTCAGAGCTGGATG GCACTCGGCAATGAGCCAAGGGCACGGCATCTCGGTGCTGGCCAGAGCCTTCCACCGCAGCAAAGACGTGTCGTATCTACGAGCCGCCCAACGCGCCCTGCACCTCTTGGACGTGCCCAGCTCGGCTGGCGGAGTTAAAGCCATGTGGATGGACAAATACGTTTG GTACGAGGAATACCCGACGAAGCCACCTCTGTTCGTGCTGAACGGCTTCATCTACACCCTCCTCGGGCTCTACGACTTACACGTGATCGAAGGAGACAACTCCATCTCACTTGCCAAGAAGATGTTCGACGACGGTATGCTCTCCCTCAAGACCCTGCTACCCGTCTTCGACACGGGCAGCGGGAGCTTCTACGATCTGCGCCATTTCACTTTAGGCGTCAGTCCCAACATCGCCAGGTGGGATTATCACGCGACTCACGTCAACCAGTTGTATCTTCTGGCAGGATTGGACCCAGATCCGATTTTAATCAACACGGCGAAACGCTGGGAGGGATATATGCAAGGAAAACGAGCTGCACACAATTGA